A stretch of Aphanothece sacrum FPU1 DNA encodes these proteins:
- a CDS encoding DegT/DnrJ/EryC1/StrS family aminotransferase, with amino-acid sequence MEFIPVNQPLLNGKEKQYLNECIDTGWISSEGPFVKKFEEDFAARMGRKYGIAVSNGSVAIDAAIVALGIGPGDEVILPTFTIISCGAAIVRAGAIPVVVDSHPQTWNMDISKLEAKITPKTKAIMVVHIYGLPVDMVPLLELAHKYGLKIIEDAAEMHGQTYQGQPCGSFGEISTFSFYPNKHLTTGEGGMILTDDETLAERCRSLRNLCFQPQQRFIHEELGWNLRFTNLQAAVGLAQLERLDEFVIRKRRMGKYYTELLADIADLELPIPQTEYADNIYWVYGIVLKDNVPFDAAEAMKKLRDYNIGTRPFFWCMHEQPVFHKMRLLLNESCPVAERLARRGFYVPSGLGLTDEQIERVAQVLKEIFK; translated from the coding sequence ATGGAGTTTATACCCGTTAATCAGCCCCTACTTAATGGTAAGGAAAAACAATATCTTAACGAATGTATTGACACTGGTTGGATTTCCTCAGAAGGCCCTTTTGTCAAGAAGTTTGAAGAAGATTTTGCCGCACGAATGGGGCGAAAATATGGCATTGCTGTTTCTAATGGTTCTGTAGCTATTGATGCGGCCATTGTTGCTTTGGGTATTGGCCCTGGGGATGAGGTTATTCTGCCAACTTTTACTATTATCTCCTGTGGTGCAGCTATAGTACGAGCAGGGGCTATTCCCGTCGTCGTAGACTCCCACCCTCAAACCTGGAATATGGATATTAGTAAGCTTGAGGCTAAGATTACCCCCAAAACTAAAGCTATTATGGTAGTTCATATCTACGGATTACCTGTAGATATGGTTCCATTATTAGAACTAGCCCACAAGTACGGTTTAAAGATAATTGAAGATGCGGCCGAAATGCACGGCCAAACCTATCAAGGGCAACCCTGCGGTAGTTTTGGAGAAATTAGCACCTTTAGCTTCTATCCTAACAAACACCTGACTACTGGGGAAGGAGGGATGATTCTAACCGACGATGAGACTTTGGCCGAACGCTGTCGTTCTTTACGGAATTTATGCTTTCAACCTCAGCAACGTTTCATTCATGAGGAGTTAGGTTGGAATCTACGTTTTACTAACCTTCAAGCGGCAGTAGGACTAGCTCAACTGGAACGGTTAGATGAATTTGTGATTCGTAAACGTCGCATGGGAAAATATTATACTGAACTATTGGCTGATATTGCTGACTTAGAACTGCCAATTCCTCAAACTGAGTACGCTGATAATATTTATTGGGTATATGGGATAGTATTAAAAGATAATGTACCGTTTGATGCGGCTGAAGCGATGAAGAAGTTGCGCGACTATAATATTGGAACTCGTCCCTTCTTTTGGTGTATGCACGAACAACCTGTTTTTCATAAAATGAGATTATTGCTCAATGAGTCTTGTCCGGTAGCAGAAAGGTTAGCCCGTCGGGGATTCTATGTACCCAGTGGATTAGGGTTAACAGATGAGCAAATAGAACGAGTTGCACAAGTTCTCAAGGAAATTTTTAAGTAG